One genomic segment of Candidatus Rokuibacteriota bacterium includes these proteins:
- a CDS encoding FadR family transcriptional regulator translates to MNWPDVEPIKSTRIYEEIVRQIKTLVQEGRLKSGDKLPPERDLAERFRVSRTSVREALRALESVGLIEIRAGEGTFVREISVESLIEPLALVILTQREAVGELFEARRLLEPVIASLAARRATKDEIHEMERILEEQAKEVAAGRTGLAQDAAFHAAIASSAHNRAITRIVHALMDLLAQSREDSLHTPGRPTRSHQDHRRILDAIQRRDSAAAQRAMLDHLVAVEGLVMGRQAEEGRESVPDPRKKKPHT, encoded by the coding sequence GTGAACTGGCCCGACGTCGAGCCCATCAAGAGTACCCGAATCTACGAGGAGATCGTGCGCCAGATCAAAACGCTCGTCCAGGAGGGGAGGCTCAAGTCGGGCGACAAGCTTCCCCCCGAGCGCGACCTCGCCGAGCGGTTCAGGGTGAGCCGAACCTCGGTCCGGGAGGCCCTCCGGGCCCTGGAGTCCGTGGGGCTCATCGAGATCCGAGCGGGGGAGGGGACGTTTGTTCGGGAGATCTCGGTGGAATCGCTGATCGAGCCGCTGGCCCTCGTGATCCTGACCCAGCGCGAAGCGGTAGGGGAGCTCTTCGAAGCCCGTCGGCTCCTGGAGCCCGTCATCGCGAGCCTCGCCGCCCGGCGGGCCACGAAGGACGAAATCCACGAGATGGAGCGGATCCTTGAGGAGCAGGCCAAGGAGGTAGCGGCGGGGCGCACGGGCCTGGCCCAGGATGCCGCCTTTCACGCCGCCATCGCCAGCTCGGCCCACAACCGCGCCATCACCCGAATCGTCCACGCGCTGATGGACCTGCTCGCGCAGAGCCGAGAGGACTCACTTCATACTCCCGGGCGGCCCACGCGCTCCCACCAGGACCATCGGCGGATCCTGGACGCGATCCAGCGACGCGACTCGGCTGCGGCCCAGCGAGCCATGCTGGACCATCTGGTGGCCGTGGAGGGGCTGGTGATGGGGCGACAGGCCGAGGAGGGCAGGGAGAGCGTCCCCGACCCCAGAAAGAAAAAGCCTCATACGTAA